A single window of Sphingobacteriales bacterium DNA harbors:
- the rpmI gene encoding 50S ribosomal protein L35 — translation MPKVKTNSSAKKRFKVTGSGKIKRAKAYKRHILTKKSTKRKKRLTHAGLVHTSDMNNAKKLLVLS, via the coding sequence ATGCCAAAGGTAAAAACAAATTCTAGTGCTAAAAAACGTTTTAAAGTAACAGGTTCTGGTAAAATTAAAAGAGCAAAAGCATACAAAAGACATATTTTAACTAAAAAAAGCACTAAGCGTAAAAAGAGATTAACACACGCTGGTTTAGTACATACATCAGATATGAACAATGCTAAGAAGTTATTAGTATTGTCATAA
- the rplT gene encoding 50S ribosomal protein L20, with the protein MPRSVNSVAAKARKKKVYKLAKGYFGRRKNVWTVTKNAVEKGLTYAFVGRKLKKRDYRSLWIVRINAAVRNYGMSYSVFINKLSKAGVEINRKALADLALNHPEAFEAVVNKVK; encoded by the coding sequence ATGCCACGTTCAGTCAACTCAGTAGCAGCAAAAGCAAGAAAAAAGAAAGTCTACAAATTAGCCAAAGGCTATTTTGGTAGAAGAAAAAACGTTTGGACAGTAACTAAAAATGCTGTTGAAAAAGGTTTAACTTACGCATTCGTAGGTAGAAAATTAAAGAAAAGAGATTACAGAAGTTTATGGATAGTAAGAATTAACGCAGCTGTAAGAAATTATGGTATGTCATATTCTGTATTTATCAATAAATTAAGCAAAGCTGGTGTAGAAATTAATAGAAAAGCATTAGCAGATTTAGCTTTAAACCATCCAGAAGCTTTTGAAGCTGTGGTAAATAAAGTAAAATAA
- a CDS encoding DUF5106 domain-containing protein has translation MKVKKYISILLFIIVCQVSVFAADRVFDIKIQVKGIKNDTALLAYYYEANKFIQDSIYFNDKGIAYIKGKKDYANGVYLLAFPKLGYKSFDLIIKESQFSMTTDTLNFIANMKIVNSAENKALYDDVSATVLIGQKMDSLRKIYNTLKETDLNYLPVKNQIDKHADEIRTHRQKIITKYPNTLYTSLLSMMLSPIVPEQQKNGKEWKDTTTTVSYIKENYFNIIDFKDSSYVRSPILKTFVHQYFDQFIYPAPDSLIIYVDKLIDKASNGSHLMYRYVLNLLYEKYSKSQVMGYDKIFVHLAEKYYLSGKAPWSEEENLKKIKSYVEDIKPTLLGSPAPNFSFKDSNLVDLNFHTLLDKNRYTVLVFWNSDCGHCQKEIPLLKSVYDTLKNLDVLVV, from the coding sequence ATGAAAGTAAAAAAATACATTAGCATACTCTTATTTATTATTGTTTGTCAGGTATCTGTCTTTGCAGCAGATAGAGTGTTTGATATTAAAATCCAAGTAAAAGGAATAAAAAACGATACAGCATTGTTGGCGTATTATTATGAAGCTAATAAATTTATTCAAGACTCAATATATTTTAATGATAAAGGAATTGCCTATATAAAAGGAAAGAAAGATTATGCAAATGGTGTTTATCTATTGGCTTTTCCAAAATTAGGATACAAAAGTTTTGATTTAATTATCAAAGAATCACAGTTTAGTATGACTACAGATACACTAAATTTTATAGCCAATATGAAGATTGTGAATAGTGCCGAAAATAAAGCATTATATGACGATGTTTCTGCTACAGTTTTGATAGGACAAAAAATGGATTCTTTGAGAAAGATATATAATACATTAAAAGAAACAGATTTGAACTATTTGCCAGTGAAAAACCAAATAGATAAACATGCAGATGAAATAAGAACACATAGACAGAAAATTATTACCAAATATCCAAATACATTGTACACATCATTATTAAGTATGATGTTGTCGCCAATAGTGCCAGAACAACAAAAAAATGGAAAAGAATGGAAGGATACAACAACAACAGTTAGTTATATAAAAGAAAATTATTTTAATATAATAGACTTTAAAGATTCTTCGTATGTGCGTTCGCCAATTCTAAAAACATTTGTTCATCAATATTTTGACCAATTCATCTATCCAGCACCAGATTCTTTAATTATTTATGTAGATAAATTAATTGATAAAGCATCTAATGGTTCACACTTAATGTATAGATATGTGTTGAATTTATTGTATGAAAAGTATTCTAAAAGCCAAGTAATGGGCTACGATAAAATATTTGTACACTTAGCAGAAAAGTACTACCTAAGTGGCAAAGCACCTTGGAGCGAAGAAGAAAATCTAAAGAAAATTAAAAGCTATGTAGAAGATATAAAACCAACATTATTAGGCAGTCCAGCACCAAATTTCTCATTCAAAGATTCAAATTTAGTAGATTTGAATTTCCATACATTATTGGATAAAAATAGATACACAGTTTTAGTGTTTTGGAACTCAGATTGTGGACATTGCCAAAAAGAAATTCCATTGTTAAAAAGTGTTTATGATACACTCAAAAACTTAGATGTACTAGTAGTTTAA